The nucleotide window ATTTTCTAACATCTCCGATCAGCGCCCTTCTTGCTACAGCATCTTCTGAAGACCATTCGATCAGTGCATAACCGTAGATTGTTTTTTTTGCGTTTGTCACCCTAACAGTAACAACACGAGTTGAATGGGCCGGAATATCAAATTCTTCAACTCCTGCACTTATATGAGTAGAGCTTCCGGAATTATTACCTGAGAGAACAATCAAATACTGTGGAACTTCATAACCATCATGATCATAGGGAGTAACTTTGCACTTTAAATTGCTGCTAGTAATATTACTCAAATAAATATTGGTCCGGTAAAATTTCTTACTGTTATCCCAAAACGTCATAAACGGAACCGTGATTCCACCCTGCGGAACAAAAGTTCCCTGCGCAAACACACTACTGCACATCAAAACCACCATTACTGCGGACATCAGGCCCGCGCGAATCAGTTTCATCATCTGTTTTCTCCTTTAGTGATTAATTAAATTAAAACATAACCTAATCTCTAATCGGACATCCTTCTTATAAATTTATGTTCTCTGTGATACAATTCTCAATTAATACTAATTGAATGTATTTAAAATGAGGAAACACAAAGCAGACATTGGCCTTTGACAACGAAAGCCATTTGCGGCAAATTCCGGATATTAGATATCAACCCCTCAAGGAGATACCATGAGCGAAACTATTGAAGAATTGACCATACATTACGAAGAAGACGGCCAAGTAATCGTCAAGGAACTGGACAAGGCCGTGCTGACCAAAGGCGCATGGACCACCATCATGTTCCGTTATAAGCAGTTGGACCGCAAAAGCGGTGAATACGGCAAAGACATGTACACCATCCGCCGTTTCCGCAAGATGAAAGGCGAATACCGCCCGCAGTCCAAATTCAATATTTCCAGCCCGGATCAGGCCCGTAAGATCATTGATGCCCTTGAAGGCTGGATCAAGGATGTTGAAGCTTAATTTCCGCTAATCAATATTGCCGCAGGGCAATAAAAAAACTCCGCCCGGATAACCGGACGGAGTTTTTTATTCACCCAAAACAGCAAACCTGCCGTGGCTTACTCTTCAAAAAATTCACCATAATATTCAAATACGCCGGGATAATACTTTAAAACCATCCCCCGGTATTCTCCACTTTCCTTCAATTCGGCAAAAAAACTATTGAATTCTCGCAAAAGTTCCGGGGAATCCTTGCGGAAAGCAACCCCCATGCGTTGCTCTTCTGATACCGGTCCAAGTACTCTAAACACCCCTTTCCATTTGCTTAAAGCAACAAGAGCATTCGGCACATCAATCAAAGAAACATCTACCAATCTTTTAAGCAAAGCCGGGGCAAGATCATCCAAAGATCCTGGAAAATCATACACTCTGGCTGCAACACGATCAATTCCATATAGTTCGGGTGCTATACAAGTTTTCGCCTTGCCCATGACAAGCTGACCTTTAAGCAGGGACTTAACTTCCCGAATCTTTACCTCAAGGCTCTTTTCACTCTCGACCGATTTGAGCGGAGAATCTGACAAAGCAATACACCAAACCTGAGTGGGAAATGTCGGATTAGAATAGTCAACTATCTTCTCGCGCCATTTAAGGATGGTCAGCCCGGTGGCAATAACATCCCCCCTGATCTCTGCCCGGCCGAGAAGTTTGACATCGTCACCAACGGGATAAATATGGCTTCCGGTCAGATCCCCGAACACTCTGGCCCAGTTGGATTGCACGAATTCGTAACGGACACCCAAATGACGGGCAAAACGCTGCATGAGTTCCACATCAAGCCCGGATTGCTGCAGCGTAACAAATTTTGCATAAGGGATACCGAGATGGCGCAACACCCCTCTCTTTTTGAAATCTTCCAGTTCAGACGCCAAAACACGCGCAGCTGCAATTGAAAAAAACAACGCAAATGCACAGAAAAAACTAAAACACAGCACTAATTTTCTAGACCGCTTCGCCCGAACATCTGTCAAACCCCAGCCCCTCCTGCAACTCTATACTAAATATTGTTGCTAACACCTTACCCCCGAAACAGACCGCAACAAAAATTCACACTTTAGAAACACACAAAGCACTATAAACAAACCTACCTGTTAAGTGCAATGGACTAAGCATCAATTTACGGTATACGCCCCGCCGGGCTCAACTTTCTGTACAGTGGAATTTGAAATGGTAAACCAAAGAAATTCACTGAATTTAGCCCCTACCTCATTCTTTTCACTGTAAGTACACCCGACCAGCCAACCGGCATCAGTGTAATAACAGTCAGTAGCAGAATCCATCTGCAATGATTCAGGATACATAGAATTTTCACGCAAATATCTTTCGACTTCAGGGTAAAATTTACGATCAGCTGAAAGCTGCGGTTTAGGACCGAATTTCTCCAACTCTTTCATAAAAGCTGCATACTTTTCCCGGTAACGCTCATATTTGCTTTTATAAAGTTTCTCTCCGGGGTTGAGCTGTATCAACTCTTCGTAAATATCCATATTGGCCTTAAAGTCACGCACCGGAAGGGCCTGCGCCTGAGCATACAACTTTCGCTCCAGCTTTTTACGCAATTTTTTATCGTATCCCTTTAATTCCTTGCTATACTTTCTGTTCGCGGGGTCCAGATCAGCCAGTTCAGCATAATATTTGGCAAGATCGGCATAATTCCACTTGGAGGTCCTATCAATGCGATCAAGAAGATCTTTTTCCGTGGCAAGTTGAATCATGGCCCTCAATTCATCATTCATGAGTTCCTTGTTCTGCTCGGCCACGGTCAAAGCTGTCTCCGCATTACCGGTTTCAATAAGCCTTTTCATGGCTTCGATAACCTTGGCCCTTTGCCCATCATTTTTTTCCGTAAGGATACGCTCCTGTTCAACCCTGTTCTGCTCGGTAATTCGGGCTTTTTCCTCGGCAATGGACTGCTGCACAGTAAAAATAGTGTACCCGGCAGCAATAAGGAGAATCCCCCCGACAATACTGCCCAGTAAAATCTTCCGCGACTTAATGAATTCTTTAATGGTTTCCATGTTCATGGCAGCAAAGATACGGATAGGACTTTTACCCGTCAACATAACATCTACCCAAACCTCTTTTTTTATTTTCCGCTCTAAACAATTCTTAAGGTAGGCCGATATGATCCATATGGAAGGAAAACGGTCATGCAAATAAACGCATCAGCATTAAAAAGCAATTACGGAGCTCCGACATTACTGGACAATGGTTCTCCGCTTTTGGGCGGGAGCCGAACTTCAGGCGTAAGAGCGACGCGCCTGAATGTTTCGGCCTCGCCCGTAAATACTGCTGACCAATTTGCAGAACTGATCGCTCAAAAGACCGTTAATCCGGACAAAACAAGCAAAAATCAGAAAGGGGCCGAGGGAGATGTTCAAAATCCCAAGGACCCTTCTGATCTGGCCGGAGCACTCGCCAACGCAGCCGACTTCATCGAAGGTAAATTCGGACACGAAGCCGCAACCGCATTCAAAGGTATTGTCATCGCTAATTCAGGGGACCAGATCACTGAAGATTCCCTTAGCAACGGCTTGTTGAAATCAATCCAGTTTATTGACCGCAATTTCGGCTTTGCCGCCGGGGATCAGGTCATGGATAATTTCAACTCCAACCTTAACAACACCATGAATGAATACTTCGAAAACGGGCTGCAAGAGCACTTCTTTGCCGCCAGTCCGGACAGCGGAGTACAGACGACCCTGAAAAATACTTTTGCTCAGGTCAGCCAGCAATTTGGTGAAGATACTGCCGAGAACATTAAAAGCCTGATTGAAGAAGTACTTGAAGACGATGGAAAAAGTCTTGATTCCCTCAAGAAGGGACTTGATAAAGGTTTGTCCGAGGCAGAAAAAAATAATCCCGGAATCACCGACCTGACCGCTCCCCTTGCTGCCGGGGAAATCATGGACAAATTGCAATCCGGCAGCTCTTTTGCCGCGCCTGCTCCCGGCTCCGTACTGAATATTTCAGTATAACCAGCTCCCAACTCCCCCTTATCCCGCGGAAAACCGGGTTTAATTAGCCTTATTTACTATT belongs to Marinifilum sp. JC120 and includes:
- a CDS encoding ABC transporter substrate-binding protein; its protein translation is MFFSIAAARVLASELEDFKKRGVLRHLGIPYAKFVTLQQSGLDVELMQRFARHLGVRYEFVQSNWARVFGDLTGSHIYPVGDDVKLLGRAEIRGDVIATGLTILKWREKIVDYSNPTFPTQVWCIALSDSPLKSVESEKSLEVKIREVKSLLKGQLVMGKAKTCIAPELYGIDRVAARVYDFPGSLDDLAPALLKRLVDVSLIDVPNALVALSKWKGVFRVLGPVSEEQRMGVAFRKDSPELLREFNSFFAELKESGEYRGMVLKYYPGVFEYYGEFFEE